A part of Thiomicrorhabdus sediminis genomic DNA contains:
- the ribF gene encoding bifunctional riboflavin kinase/FAD synthetase, with protein MQLIRGLHNLPRFSAALENGCAMTIGNFDGVHSGHLQVLKALRKKAEQLAIPSVVMIFEPLPIEFFSPQKAPVRLMNLREKLKALTDTGIDYVICVHFNQLFAELSAAQFIDQVLVKQCRVRHLVVGDDFRFGKSRQGDFALLQSCGQTNGFEVVDMPTFDIEGERVSSTRIRQALIDNDEQRPDLAQVKKLLGREFTFNGRVIHGQKLGRTIGFPTLNINPKRKQMPVMGVFAVRVNGLSDKPWPGVANIGIRPTIEGLRPSIEVHLFDWQEDVYGRHIEVVLQQFIRPEMKFNGLDELQKQIQIDAQAARQLLQNAGD; from the coding sequence ATGCAGTTGATACGCGGACTTCACAATTTGCCAAGATTTTCCGCCGCGTTAGAAAACGGCTGCGCCATGACCATCGGCAATTTCGATGGCGTACATAGTGGTCATCTGCAAGTCTTGAAAGCACTGCGCAAAAAAGCCGAGCAATTGGCTATACCGAGTGTGGTGATGATTTTTGAGCCTTTGCCGATTGAGTTTTTTTCCCCGCAAAAAGCGCCGGTTCGTTTAATGAACCTGCGCGAAAAACTGAAAGCCTTGACGGATACGGGCATCGATTATGTTATCTGCGTACACTTTAACCAGCTTTTTGCTGAATTGAGTGCGGCACAGTTTATCGATCAGGTGCTGGTCAAACAATGTCGCGTCCGCCATTTGGTGGTGGGTGATGACTTCCGTTTCGGCAAAAGCCGCCAAGGCGATTTTGCGCTATTGCAGTCTTGCGGTCAGACGAATGGTTTTGAGGTGGTCGATATGCCGACCTTCGATATCGAAGGTGAACGTGTCAGTAGTACACGTATCCGTCAGGCATTAATCGACAATGATGAACAGCGGCCGGATTTAGCTCAGGTAAAAAAACTGCTGGGGCGTGAATTTACTTTTAATGGCCGTGTGATTCATGGCCAGAAGTTGGGGAGAACCATAGGTTTCCCAACCCTGAACATCAACCCAAAGCGCAAGCAGATGCCGGTAATGGGCGTGTTTGCCGTTCGCGTAAACGGTCTGAGTGATAAGCCTTGGCCGGGCGTGGCGAATATCGGTATCCGTCCAACCATTGAGGGCTTAAGGCCTTCGATAGAAGTGCATCTGTTTGATTGGCAAGAAGATGTTTACGGCCGCCATATTGAGGTGGTTTTGCAGCAATTTATCCGTCCTGAGATGAAGTTTAACGGTTTGGATGAATTGCAAAAACAGATTCAGATCGATGCCCAAGCCGCTCGCCAATTGCTGCAAAATGCCGGCGACTGA
- the thiE gene encoding thiamine phosphate synthase has protein sequence MNPFSPRPVLWTIAGSDCSGGAGIQADIKTAHILGMEVCSLITANTVQNSMQLFSINPVEVDTLEQQFDALLSDKTPAAIKIGMLADNRQLRWLIGRLRQFAPSNKPIIVLDPVIKASVGGDLSQEALDISLLQQLMTLVDLITPNWSEAQYLSETHQKDPERCWQSLQQFGAQALIISGGHGDDTDVVIDHCFFAEQHLQLQSTKAQTAYGHGSGCTLSTALACFLAQGYLLRDAFIHAQAFINKAFSLCPDNSDYYGSLIQPSWPVEKTFYPRVINPKAENLPAFARLEHQYLGLYPVVDSVAWLEKLMPLGIKIIQLRLKNKTTAELKQAIKQAVQLSKAYPQCQLFINDYWQLAIEYGAFGVHLGQEDLQALSRDELHKIQQSIRLGISTHGAYEFILAQQIQPSYLAIGAIFPTQTKDMTGQIQGIENLRHLMTLRDQKRDQQQLPVVAIGGISLQRAASVKQTGVDSIAVVTAITKADDFKKAVTDFQQLLTVK, from the coding sequence ATGAATCCGTTTTCTCCTCGTCCGGTGTTATGGACGATTGCCGGCTCCGACTGTAGTGGTGGCGCAGGTATTCAAGCCGATATCAAAACAGCACATATACTGGGTATGGAGGTTTGCAGCCTGATCACCGCCAATACCGTGCAAAACTCTATGCAGCTATTCAGCATTAACCCTGTAGAGGTCGATACTTTAGAGCAACAGTTCGATGCTTTGCTCAGCGATAAAACACCGGCCGCAATCAAAATCGGAATGCTTGCCGATAACCGACAGTTACGATGGCTGATTGGTCGCCTGCGACAATTTGCTCCATCGAATAAACCGATTATTGTCTTGGACCCGGTTATCAAAGCCTCGGTTGGCGGCGATCTAAGTCAGGAAGCGCTGGATATTTCTTTGCTGCAGCAGCTTATGACGCTGGTTGATTTAATCACCCCTAACTGGTCTGAAGCTCAATATCTCAGCGAAACTCACCAGAAAGACCCAGAGCGCTGCTGGCAATCTTTACAACAGTTTGGTGCTCAAGCCCTAATCATAAGCGGCGGCCATGGTGACGATACAGATGTGGTTATCGACCACTGTTTTTTTGCCGAGCAGCATCTGCAACTGCAATCGACAAAGGCACAAACCGCTTATGGTCATGGTAGCGGTTGCACGTTGTCCACCGCTCTGGCCTGTTTTCTGGCGCAAGGCTATCTGCTAAGGGATGCCTTTATTCACGCACAAGCATTTATCAACAAAGCGTTTAGTTTGTGTCCAGACAATAGCGACTATTATGGTTCGCTGATCCAACCGAGTTGGCCGGTGGAAAAAACCTTTTATCCCAGGGTAATAAACCCCAAAGCCGAGAACCTGCCCGCATTTGCCAGATTAGAGCATCAATATCTTGGGCTTTATCCGGTTGTCGATTCAGTTGCATGGTTGGAAAAACTCATGCCTTTGGGTATTAAAATCATTCAATTGAGGCTGAAAAATAAAACTACCGCTGAACTGAAACAGGCTATAAAACAAGCGGTGCAACTATCCAAGGCATACCCGCAATGTCAGTTGTTTATTAATGATTATTGGCAGTTGGCCATTGAATATGGCGCTTTTGGAGTGCATTTAGGCCAAGAAGACCTGCAAGCATTGAGTAGAGATGAATTGCATAAAATACAACAATCGATTCGTTTGGGTATCAGTACTCATGGAGCCTATGAGTTTATTTTAGCGCAGCAGATCCAACCGAGTTATCTTGCCATAGGTGCGATTTTTCCGACCCAAACCAAAGATATGACTGGACAGATTCAAGGCATAGAGAATTTGCGCCATTTAATGACTTTAAGGGATCAAAAGCGAGATCAACAGCAATTGCCGGTGGTCGCCATTGGTGGTATCTCATTGCAAAGAGCGGCAAGTGTAAAGCAAACCGGCGTGGACAGTATTGCGGTGGTTACCGCGATTACCAAAGCGGATGACTTTAAAAAAGCCGTTACAGACTTTCAGCAGTTATTAACTGTTAAATAA
- the lspA gene encoding signal peptidase II, giving the protein MNSTNSTALKTLWLAILVIVFDQYTKYLAESYLVFAEPVAVMPNLNWMLAYNYGAAFSFLADMGGWQRWFFTGLAAVVSVILVFWLYRLPNKFTTEVWGVNLVLGGAIGNVIDRVLAGRVTDFVDFYIGSWHYATFNVADIAISIGAGLLLLSELVLKPRAAKNAVQAEKLKKLKKANETA; this is encoded by the coding sequence ATGAATTCAACAAATTCCACGGCTTTAAAAACCCTCTGGCTGGCAATCTTGGTGATTGTTTTCGATCAATACACCAAATATCTGGCGGAAAGCTATTTGGTGTTTGCCGAGCCGGTAGCGGTAATGCCAAACCTTAATTGGATGTTGGCCTATAACTACGGTGCGGCCTTCAGCTTTTTGGCGGATATGGGAGGATGGCAGCGTTGGTTCTTTACCGGGCTTGCCGCTGTGGTCAGTGTGATTCTCGTGTTCTGGTTATATCGTCTGCCCAATAAATTCACCACAGAAGTATGGGGAGTGAACTTGGTATTGGGTGGAGCGATCGGAAATGTAATCGATCGTGTATTAGCCGGGCGAGTGACCGATTTTGTCGATTTCTATATCGGTTCTTGGCATTATGCGACCTTCAATGTTGCCGATATTGCCATCAGTATTGGCGCCGGTTTATTGCTCCTAAGCGAGTTGGTGTTAAAACCAAGAGCGGCGAAAAACGCAGTGCAAGCGGAGAAGCTGAAAAAGTTGAAAAAAGCCAATGAAACGGCTTAA
- the thiS gene encoding sulfur carrier protein ThiS, producing MTIQILINEQEFELAEQSSLADAAQAFGATMPFALLLNNKFIPASEHQTTAIDNHDRIEIISAIQGG from the coding sequence ATGACTATACAAATATTGATTAACGAGCAAGAATTTGAACTTGCCGAACAAAGTTCCTTAGCGGATGCCGCCCAGGCTTTCGGCGCAACCATGCCGTTTGCGCTGCTACTGAATAATAAGTTTATTCCCGCATCTGAACATCAAACCACTGCTATCGACAACCATGATCGCATTGAAATCATTAGCGCGATTCAGGGAGGTTGA
- the ileS gene encoding isoleucine--tRNA ligase, whose product MTDYKPTLNLPETDFPMRGNLPNREPQQVEKWLDEGLYNTVREHMAGRPKFILHDGPPYANGDIHIGHAVNKVLKDMIVKSKGLSGFDAPFVPGWDCHGLPIELNVEKKKGKVGAKINATDFRQACRDYAQKQVEGQMADFQRLGVMADWDKPYLTKDFKFEADEIRALARIIENGHLMKGTKPVYWSVGGRSALAEAEVEYEMKRSKSIDVRFKVVDEEAFFKRCHHVEEHTGEGPLSVVIWTTTPWTLPANQAVSINPELEYAVVQVEGEHGPERLFIAEAMIKDAMDRWGFDKYQVIAYGRGEQFDLIRLQHPFYNRIVPIILGDHVTTDAGTGCVHTAPAHGMEDFQVGLKYDLEVDCPVDGNGNYVAGTELFEGENVLKVDDHVIEVLKEHKALVHIEIIEHSYPHCWRTKTPLIFRATPQWFISMEQAGLRDAAMTEIKQVQWIPEWGQNRIEGMIEGRPDWCISRQRHWGVPITIFVHKVTGEMHPQTTELMEKVALMVEEKSIDAWYELDVNAFLGAEAEDYEQVTDILDVWFDSGISHYTVLNQRDELQAPADLYLEGSDQHRGWFQSSLLTALATEGKAPYKQVLTHGFTVDKDGKKMSKSKGNVVAPQQIANKLGADILRLWISAADYRYEMTVSDEIISRTADAYRRIRNTARFLLANINGFNPATDMVAYDDLLPLDKWAIGHAAKVQKEIIEAYDSYNFHSIYQAMTHFCSIELGAFYLDVIKDRQYTCKTDGLARRSAQTALYHIVEALTRWMAPILSFTAEEIWQTLPGEREKTVFVATWYEGLTELDESTEMNSAYWNQMLEIRSAVSKQLEQLRNDKVIKGSLTAEITLYCDDSLYAELNKLGDELRFVLITSEAVVKPMAEKSDSAVASEFDGLWIDAGATEKPKCARCWHHREEVGQIEEHPELCQRCVDNVSGSGETRHFA is encoded by the coding sequence ATGACAGACTATAAACCGACCTTGAACCTTCCTGAAACGGATTTCCCAATGCGTGGAAATTTGCCTAACCGTGAACCTCAACAGGTAGAGAAATGGTTAGATGAGGGACTTTACAATACCGTGCGTGAGCACATGGCTGGTCGTCCTAAGTTTATTTTGCATGATGGTCCTCCATATGCGAATGGTGATATCCATATCGGTCACGCTGTGAACAAGGTGCTTAAAGACATGATCGTTAAGTCAAAAGGCTTAAGCGGCTTTGATGCGCCTTTTGTTCCGGGTTGGGACTGCCACGGTTTACCGATTGAGCTGAATGTGGAAAAGAAAAAAGGTAAGGTTGGCGCCAAGATCAATGCGACAGATTTCCGTCAAGCTTGTCGTGATTACGCGCAGAAACAGGTTGAAGGGCAGATGGCAGACTTCCAGCGTTTGGGGGTTATGGCTGACTGGGATAAACCTTATCTGACCAAAGACTTTAAATTTGAAGCCGATGAAATCCGTGCTTTGGCGCGTATCATTGAAAACGGTCATCTAATGAAAGGTACCAAGCCGGTTTATTGGTCGGTAGGCGGTCGCTCTGCCTTGGCCGAAGCCGAAGTGGAATACGAAATGAAGCGTTCCAAGTCAATTGATGTACGTTTCAAAGTGGTTGATGAAGAGGCCTTTTTCAAGCGTTGCCACCATGTTGAAGAGCACACCGGAGAAGGACCTTTGTCAGTGGTCATCTGGACAACTACGCCTTGGACCTTACCGGCTAACCAAGCGGTTTCAATCAATCCTGAACTGGAATATGCCGTCGTTCAGGTGGAAGGTGAACACGGTCCAGAGCGTCTGTTCATTGCCGAAGCGATGATCAAGGATGCCATGGATCGTTGGGGCTTCGATAAATACCAGGTTATCGCCTATGGTCGTGGCGAGCAGTTTGACCTGATTCGTCTGCAACACCCTTTCTATAATCGTATCGTACCGATTATCCTAGGTGACCACGTTACTACCGATGCCGGTACAGGTTGTGTACATACGGCGCCTGCACACGGTATGGAAGATTTCCAGGTAGGTCTGAAATACGATCTGGAAGTGGATTGCCCAGTTGACGGTAACGGTAACTATGTAGCCGGTACCGAGCTGTTTGAAGGCGAGAACGTCCTTAAGGTCGATGATCATGTTATCGAGGTGCTAAAAGAGCATAAAGCGCTGGTGCATATCGAAATCATTGAACACAGCTATCCGCATTGCTGGCGCACCAAAACCCCATTGATTTTCCGCGCCACGCCGCAATGGTTCATATCCATGGAGCAGGCTGGACTGCGTGATGCCGCTATGACTGAGATCAAGCAGGTTCAGTGGATTCCTGAATGGGGTCAAAACCGTATTGAAGGGATGATCGAAGGTCGTCCGGACTGGTGTATTTCGCGTCAGCGCCATTGGGGTGTGCCGATTACCATTTTTGTACATAAGGTGACAGGTGAAATGCACCCGCAGACCACCGAACTCATGGAAAAGGTCGCGTTGATGGTTGAAGAAAAATCCATTGATGCATGGTATGAACTAGACGTTAACGCCTTCTTGGGTGCCGAAGCGGAAGACTATGAGCAGGTAACCGACATTCTTGATGTATGGTTCGATTCAGGTATCTCTCACTATACGGTTTTGAATCAGCGTGATGAGCTACAAGCGCCTGCGGATCTATATCTGGAAGGTTCCGATCAGCACCGTGGTTGGTTCCAATCTTCGCTATTGACTGCCTTGGCGACCGAAGGCAAAGCGCCATACAAGCAGGTGTTAACCCATGGCTTTACCGTTGATAAAGACGGTAAGAAAATGTCTAAGTCAAAAGGTAATGTGGTTGCGCCGCAGCAGATCGCCAATAAACTGGGAGCGGATATCCTGCGTCTATGGATTTCGGCCGCTGACTACCGTTATGAAATGACCGTTTCCGATGAAATCATCAGCCGTACCGCCGATGCATATCGCCGTATTCGTAATACCGCCCGTTTCTTATTGGCCAATATCAACGGCTTTAATCCGGCAACCGATATGGTTGCTTATGATGACTTGTTACCGTTAGATAAGTGGGCAATCGGCCATGCCGCCAAGGTGCAAAAAGAAATTATCGAAGCTTACGATAGCTATAATTTCCATAGCATCTATCAGGCAATGACTCATTTCTGCTCAATCGAGTTGGGTGCGTTCTATTTGGATGTGATCAAAGACCGCCAATATACTTGTAAAACAGATGGTTTGGCTCGTCGTTCTGCCCAGACAGCGCTGTATCATATTGTTGAAGCACTCACTCGCTGGATGGCTCCGATTCTGAGTTTCACCGCAGAAGAAATCTGGCAGACCTTACCGGGTGAGCGTGAAAAAACGGTATTTGTCGCGACTTGGTATGAAGGTCTGACCGAGCTGGATGAAAGCACGGAAATGAACTCGGCCTACTGGAATCAGATGCTGGAAATCCGTTCCGCCGTTTCCAAACAACTTGAGCAATTGCGTAATGATAAGGTCATTAAAGGATCGCTAACCGCTGAAATCACCCTGTACTGCGATGATAGTCTATATGCAGAGCTAAACAAGCTGGGCGATGAATTGCGTTTTGTATTGATTACTTCTGAAGCGGTTGTCAAGCCAATGGCCGAGAAATCGGACAGCGCGGTTGCCAGTGAATTTGATGGCCTATGGATTGATGCCGGTGCGACAGAAAAACCTAAATGTGCTCGTTGTTGGCATCATCGTGAAGAAGTCGGGCAGATTGAAGAACACCCAGAGCTTTGTCAGCGTTGTGTAGATAACGTTTCAGGCTCGGGCGAAACCCGTCACTTTGCATAA
- the thiC gene encoding phosphomethylpyrimidine synthase ThiC, producing the protein MNQTTQIIQPNTTKSRRQRRAEAEAFIQNVSGQSFPNSKKVYVEGKIHPIKVGMREISLSDTYVSGPEDNPVTETNEPVCVYDTSGPYTDNNIDIDIYQGLPKLRADWIIDRDDTETLDSASSEFTQQRLSNEKLDTIRFDALPTVRRAKAGKNVTQMHYARQGIITPEMEYIAIRENMKRAEVRDEMISQQHQGESFGASIPQDITPEFVRDEVARGRAVIPCNINHPESEPMIIGRNFLIKVNANIGNSSVGSSIAEEVEKLVWATKWGADTVMDLSTGRHIHETREWIMRNSPVPIGTVPIYQALEKVNGIAEDLTWEIFRDTLIEQAEQGVDYFTIHAGVLLRYVPMTAKRVTGIVSRGGSIMAKWCLAHHQENFLYTHFEDICEIMKAYDVSFSLGDGLRPGSIADANDEAQFAELETLGELTKIAWKHDVQVIIEGPGHIPLHMIKENVDKQLKECDEAPFYTLGPLTTDIAPGYDHITSGIGAANIGWYGCAMLCYVTPKEHLGLPNKDDVKEGLMAYKIAAHAGDLAKGHPGAQIRDNALSKARFEFRWVDQFNLGLDPERAREYHDDTIPQESGKVAHFCSMCGPKFCSMKISQEVRDYAAAQENNAQISEITLDEIKQGMKEKSKEFIQAGSEIYQKEA; encoded by the coding sequence ATGAATCAAACCACACAAATCATTCAACCCAATACAACTAAAAGTCGTCGTCAGCGTCGAGCGGAAGCCGAAGCATTTATTCAAAATGTCTCCGGACAATCTTTCCCCAATTCTAAAAAAGTCTACGTTGAAGGCAAAATTCACCCAATCAAAGTTGGGATGCGTGAAATCAGCTTAAGCGACACCTACGTTTCCGGCCCCGAAGATAATCCGGTTACCGAAACAAACGAGCCTGTCTGCGTTTACGATACCTCCGGCCCTTATACCGATAACAATATTGACATCGATATTTATCAAGGTTTGCCTAAGCTGCGCGCTGACTGGATTATTGATCGTGATGATACCGAGACACTGGATTCTGCCAGTTCTGAATTCACCCAACAACGTCTATCCAATGAAAAACTGGATACCATCCGTTTTGATGCCCTACCGACGGTACGCCGCGCTAAAGCCGGTAAAAACGTCACTCAAATGCACTACGCTCGCCAAGGTATTATCACGCCGGAAATGGAATATATTGCGATTCGTGAGAATATGAAACGTGCTGAGGTGCGTGATGAGATGATTAGCCAGCAACATCAAGGCGAATCATTTGGAGCCAGCATTCCACAGGATATTACACCTGAGTTTGTCCGCGATGAAGTCGCACGTGGTCGAGCGGTGATTCCTTGTAATATCAACCACCCCGAATCGGAACCGATGATTATCGGACGCAACTTCTTGATTAAGGTCAATGCCAATATCGGTAACTCTTCGGTCGGTTCTTCAATTGCCGAAGAAGTAGAAAAGCTGGTTTGGGCGACCAAATGGGGTGCCGATACGGTAATGGACCTGTCCACCGGACGTCACATTCATGAAACTCGTGAATGGATCATGCGCAACTCACCAGTGCCGATTGGCACGGTACCCATCTACCAGGCACTGGAAAAGGTTAACGGAATCGCTGAAGACCTGACTTGGGAAATCTTCCGCGATACGCTGATCGAACAGGCTGAACAAGGTGTCGATTATTTCACTATCCATGCCGGCGTATTGTTGCGTTATGTTCCTATGACGGCCAAACGTGTCACCGGTATTGTTTCGCGTGGTGGCTCGATTATGGCGAAATGGTGTCTGGCACATCATCAAGAAAACTTCCTCTACACTCATTTCGAAGACATCTGCGAGATTATGAAAGCCTATGATGTCAGCTTTTCTCTAGGTGATGGTCTGCGACCTGGTTCAATTGCCGATGCCAATGACGAAGCGCAATTTGCCGAATTGGAAACCCTTGGCGAACTGACTAAAATCGCTTGGAAACATGATGTTCAAGTAATTATCGAAGGCCCGGGACATATTCCTCTGCATATGATTAAGGAAAACGTCGATAAGCAATTAAAAGAGTGTGACGAAGCGCCGTTTTATACCTTAGGACCTTTGACCACGGATATCGCACCGGGTTATGACCATATCACTTCCGGTATCGGTGCCGCCAATATCGGTTGGTACGGCTGTGCCATGCTTTGCTATGTGACGCCGAAAGAGCATCTGGGCTTACCAAATAAGGACGATGTGAAAGAAGGTCTGATGGCATACAAGATTGCCGCCCATGCCGGTGATTTAGCAAAAGGCCATCCTGGTGCGCAGATTCGTGATAATGCCCTATCCAAAGCGCGTTTTGAATTCCGTTGGGTTGATCAGTTTAATCTAGGTTTAGATCCGGAGCGTGCGCGTGAGTATCATGATGACACCATCCCGCAAGAATCCGGTAAGGTCGCACACTTCTGCTCCATGTGCGGACCTAAATTCTGCTCGATGAAAATCTCCCAAGAGGTACGCGACTATGCTGCGGCACAGGAGAACAACGCACAAATCAGCGAAATCACTTTGGATGAAATCAAACAGGGCATGAAAGAGAAGTCCAAAGAGTTCATTCAAGCCGGTAGTGAAATCTACCAGAAAGAGGCTTGA
- the thiO gene encoding glycine oxidase ThiO, which produces MRIAILGAGLLGRLLALQLSQDHDITLYDKDDGTAQQSAAYQAAAMLAPIAESAEASNAIMQMGQRSLELWPDLLKQLNEPIFFQKSGSLVLAFAQDGASFANFQQQLKGQINQDYSLIDKTRLSELEPELAQQPRAFQHMMYLPDEGQLDNRQLLHALRDTLISRDIKWHTDTQVSLQNNQIWINDKYFGFEKIGLMFDKIIDCRGLGAKTQIAPSSQLRGVRGEVLRLYAPQVNLQRPIRLMHPRYPIYIAPKQNHHFVVGATQIESEDNRQPTVRSALELLSACFSVHSGFGEAEIVEISSGLRPALQDNEPQIWINDHVIQLNGLFRHGYLLSPAMVEQCCALINDNIDKVPSYPGLITKL; this is translated from the coding sequence ATGCGCATAGCGATTTTAGGCGCCGGTTTACTCGGCCGTTTGCTCGCTTTACAACTCAGCCAGGATCATGACATCACCCTGTATGATAAGGATGATGGCACTGCCCAGCAAAGCGCCGCTTATCAAGCGGCGGCAATGTTGGCTCCGATTGCGGAATCCGCCGAAGCTTCAAACGCCATTATGCAAATGGGACAGCGCAGCTTAGAGCTCTGGCCCGATTTGCTTAAACAACTCAATGAACCGATTTTTTTCCAAAAATCGGGTTCATTGGTATTGGCTTTTGCCCAGGATGGGGCTAGTTTTGCAAATTTCCAACAACAGTTAAAAGGCCAAATAAACCAAGATTACAGCCTGATCGATAAAACTCGTTTGAGTGAGTTGGAACCCGAATTGGCCCAACAACCCAGAGCCTTTCAACACATGATGTATCTACCCGATGAAGGCCAGCTGGATAACCGTCAATTATTGCATGCGTTACGAGACACCTTAATCTCAAGAGACATCAAATGGCATACCGATACCCAAGTCAGCCTGCAAAATAACCAGATATGGATTAACGACAAATATTTTGGTTTTGAAAAGATCGGTCTGATGTTCGATAAGATCATCGATTGCCGTGGCTTGGGCGCCAAAACGCAAATAGCACCTTCCAGTCAATTGCGAGGTGTTCGCGGCGAAGTGTTACGCCTGTATGCGCCCCAGGTCAATCTGCAACGGCCAATACGGCTGATGCATCCGCGCTATCCGATTTATATCGCCCCGAAACAGAACCATCATTTTGTTGTCGGCGCGACGCAAATCGAATCGGAAGACAATCGTCAACCCACGGTGCGTTCTGCATTGGAACTGCTCTCGGCATGCTTTAGTGTGCATAGCGGATTTGGCGAAGCGGAAATCGTCGAAATATCCTCAGGTTTACGCCCTGCATTACAGGACAATGAACCGCAAATTTGGATTAACGACCATGTCATCCAGCTCAACGGCTTATTTCGTCACGGTTACCTGCTTTCTCCTGCCATGGTGGAACAGTGCTGCGCTCTGATCAATGACAATATCGACAAGGTGCCCTCTTATCCCGGATTAATAACAAAGTTATGA
- a CDS encoding thiazole synthase — MTDCKLNIYGTELDSRLLIGSALYPSPQIMRDSIQASNSQVVTLSLSRQNPQANGGSDFWQMIQSLGLHLLPNTAGCHSSQEAINMAQMSRELFQTDWIKLELVGDDYNLQPDPIELVKTTEALLKDGFKVLPYCTDDLVIARHLVELGCKVIMPWGSPIGTGKGLLNPYALQAIRDRFPEVTLIVDSGIGKPSHALQAMEMGVDAILLNTAVAKSHNPVMMAQAFAQSIQAGRLAYQAGLMTEQHQANPSTPTLDQPFWHQVNY, encoded by the coding sequence GTGACAGATTGCAAACTCAATATCTACGGGACGGAACTTGATAGCCGTCTGCTTATCGGCAGTGCTTTATATCCATCTCCGCAAATCATGCGCGATTCGATTCAAGCCTCCAACTCGCAAGTGGTGACCTTATCCCTTAGCCGACAGAACCCTCAAGCCAATGGCGGCAGCGATTTCTGGCAGATGATCCAATCTCTCGGCCTTCATTTGCTGCCCAATACCGCCGGTTGTCACTCCTCTCAGGAAGCGATCAATATGGCACAAATGAGTCGAGAACTGTTTCAGACAGACTGGATTAAACTTGAGCTCGTCGGTGATGACTACAACCTGCAACCTGACCCTATCGAGTTGGTCAAAACCACTGAAGCCTTGCTTAAGGATGGCTTTAAGGTATTGCCTTACTGTACCGATGACTTGGTCATTGCACGTCATCTGGTTGAGCTGGGATGTAAAGTGATTATGCCTTGGGGCTCGCCCATCGGCACAGGCAAAGGGTTATTAAACCCTTATGCCTTACAAGCCATTCGCGATCGTTTTCCGGAGGTTACCCTGATTGTTGATTCCGGCATAGGCAAACCTTCCCACGCTCTTCAGGCAATGGAAATGGGTGTGGATGCCATTTTATTAAATACCGCGGTGGCCAAGTCACATAACCCGGTAATGATGGCTCAGGCATTTGCGCAAAGCATTCAAGCCGGACGCCTCGCATATCAAGCAGGGCTGATGACAGAACAACATCAAGCCAATCCCAGTACACCAACACTCGATCAGCCTTTTTGGCATCAAGTGAATTATTAA